A single region of the Biomaibacter acetigenes genome encodes:
- the prmC gene encoding peptide chain release factor N(5)-glutamine methyltransferase has product MKIREVLKMARRKLSESGVENSGLDAELLLAHALSLDRLRLLVNDEAQLSVEETACFEKLLDLRCGHVPVAYITGHKEFFGLDISVGPGVLIPRPETEFAVEESLRVTKNLKKPRAVDLCCGSGAIAVAVAVNHPNAIVFASDISEIAGKYTKDNARKHHVENRVFFIKGDLWRPFEEKNLGQFDLIVSNPPYIPEDEMGNLPEDIKKEPEIALNGGMDGLDYYKRIISKAPQFLKSGGHIILEIGWNQAAVVRDLLKANDFKEIKVIKDYAGYDRVVSAIRV; this is encoded by the coding sequence ATGAAAATCCGCGAAGTTCTGAAAATGGCCCGCCGGAAGCTTTCTGAGAGTGGAGTAGAAAATTCCGGTCTGGATGCAGAGCTTCTTCTAGCCCACGCGCTTTCGCTTGATCGCCTCAGGCTTTTAGTAAATGATGAAGCCCAGCTCTCCGTTGAAGAAACCGCATGCTTTGAAAAGCTGCTGGATTTAAGATGCGGTCATGTACCCGTGGCCTATATAACAGGACATAAGGAGTTTTTTGGTCTTGATATATCCGTAGGCCCCGGGGTACTTATACCCCGGCCCGAAACTGAGTTTGCTGTGGAAGAGTCCCTTCGGGTAACTAAAAATTTAAAAAAACCCAGAGCGGTAGATTTATGTTGCGGCAGTGGAGCTATCGCCGTGGCCGTGGCTGTAAACCATCCTAATGCCATTGTCTTTGCATCAGATATATCCGAAATTGCTGGAAAATATACAAAAGATAATGCCCGAAAACATCATGTGGAAAACAGGGTTTTTTTTATAAAAGGGGATCTATGGCGGCCCTTTGAAGAAAAAAACTTAGGGCAATTTGATTTGATAGTGTCCAATCCTCCATATATTCCGGAGGACGAAATGGGCAATCTTCCAGAAGATATAAAAAAAGAGCCTGAAATAGCCTTAAACGGCGGCATGGATGGCCTTGACTATTATAAAAGAATCATTTCAAAAGCACCTCAGTTTTTAAAATCCGGAGGGCATATAATTCTGGAGATTGGATGGAATCAAGCTGCTGTTGTCCGGGATTTGTTGAAAGCAAACGACTTTAAGGAAATTAAGGTGATAAAGGATTATGCCGGCTATGACCGGGTTGTTTCTGCAATTAGAGTCTGA